TCTTGCTCTCTGCGAGTACGGGTACGCCGACCTTACGATACAGCGAATCGGTGAGCAGTTTCCGAAGAGTAAATCGCTTATTTATCACCACTATGATGGGAAAGACGAACTGCTCCTCGATTTTCTCGAATTCGCGTTAGACCGTTTTGAGGGGCTGGTTCCCTTCGACGATGCGGACAGTGCGGGTGAGCATTTAGACTCGATTCTCGACCACGTGCTTGCGACTCCGCTCTCGCCCGAGCGCCGCCAGTTTGCAACGGCAATCGTTGAACTCAGGGGCCAGGCGGCGCACAATCCCCGCTACCGCGATCATTTCACGTGTCACGATCAGTTCTTTCACGATCAGATCGCCGCAATCATCGAGGCCGGAATCGAGGATGGCGAATTCAACGCCGTGAGTGCAGACGTGTTTGCGTGGTTTCTCGTGACCGTCATCAATGGAGCAATGACGCAACGGGTGACGAGCGACGCCGACACAACGGCGATGGTTCGCGCTCAGATTGACAGGTGTATCGGGACTGTGGTCGCGGGGGCGCGATGAGTGGACCACCCGGGCCGGGTCGCGCGGTTAACATTACTGACGGGCCGATTCTCAAGCCCTTGTTGTTTCTCTCGATACCGATTGTCCTTACGAACATGCTGCAGGTTGCGTACAACCTTGCGGACACGTTCTGGGTCGGCCGACTCGGTCAGGACGCAGTCAGCGCTCTTTCGTTCTCTTGGGCGATCGTTTTTCTCATCATCACACTTGCTGCCGGATTTACGGTCGCTGGCACGGTGTTGGTCGCTCAGAACAAGGGTGCTGGAAATCTTGACCGTATCAGCGACGTTGCCGGGCAGACAATCGCGTTCGTCGTCGCGTTGTCGGTCGTTTTCTCCGTCCTCGGGTACGTACTCGCCCCGTGGTTGCTCCAGTTGATCGGTGCAACACCGGGAACTGAGGTGTTTCGCCTCTCAATTACGTACACGCGAACGATGTTTCTCGGCATTCCGTTCGTCTTCGCCTTCTTCATCTTCCAATCGCTACTGCAAGGATGGGGTGACACTAAGACGCCGCTCTATCTGATGCTGCTTGGTGTCATTCTGAACGTCGTCATCGACCCGTTTCTCATCCTCGGCTTTCAGGATAATCTCCTGTTCGAGGTGACTGGTCTTACGACCCTGCAATCGAATCTCTACGCGGCGACGGAATTTGGCGGCTTCGGCGTACAAGGTGCCGCGATTGCGACAATCACCGCTCGCGGAATCGGCGCTGTCATCGCTGTCGGACTCCTGCTTTCCGGACGCGTTGGTATCCACCTCGCGCCGAGCGATTTCGTCCTGACGCGTGAGACCGTGAGTAAGATTTTCACTATCGGTGCCCCGGCCAGTATCGAGATGAGCACCCAATCGTTCGGGATCACCGTGATGACGGCACTCGTTGCACTCGCTGGTGCGGAAGCGGTCGCCGCATTCGGAATCGGGACTCGGATCACATCGCTCGTCGTCCTTCCTGCACTCGGACTTGCCCGTGGGACCGAGACGGCCGTCGGACAGAATCTCGGTGCCAAGCAGGCGGGGAGAGCGAAGCAGGCGGTGTTCGCCAGTGCGGGGATTATCGCCGGTGTGCTCGTCGTTATCTCCGTCCTCGTTTATCTCAACGCGGCGACCATCGTCAGTATCTTCATCACCGGTCAAGAGGCTGCGACTGTAATTGCTATCGGGGCGGATTATCTTCGTGTAGTCGGGGTTACCTACGTCTTTCTCGGAGTATTCTACGTCGTCCAAGGCGCATACCGAGGGAGCGGTAGCACGCGATTGGCTATGATTTTCGGCATCATCGGTCTCATCGTTCTCCGCGTTCCCCCGGCTTACGCGCTCGTCGCGTGGTTTGATATGGGTGCGATGGGTGTCTGGTACGGAATCGCGGCTGCGAACGTGCTCATTGTGGTGCTTTCCGGTGTCTACTTCCTGCGTGGGACGTGGACAGAGGGCGTCGTTGACCGCGAGCGCGGGGCACAAGAGGTGACACACGGTGGTGACTGAGCGAGCGAAATCGTCCGAGGGATCTGAGATGCGAATCCTCGTCACTGGTGCGACGGGGACGGTCGGCAAGCCGTTGGTTACCCGCCTCCTCGACACTCTAGCACAGGTCCGTGTCGCCACCACATCGCCGCAGACTGCCCGTGAGCGGTTCGGTAACGCTCCCGAGTATGTCGAGTTCGATTTCGAACGCCCAGAGACGTGGGGTTCCGCGCTCGAACAGATCAACCGGATGTTCCTTCTTTTCCCACCCGCTGTGGGCGTGACTCCGGTTCGTGAGTTTATCGATGCCGCCGACCGCGTTGGCGTCGGTCACGTCGCGTACCTTTCCATTCTCGGCGCGGAGAAACTTCCAGTGCTTCCACATCGCCGACTCGAAAAAC
This genomic stretch from Halogeometricum borinquense DSM 11551 harbors:
- a CDS encoding MATE family efflux transporter, with translation MSGPPGPGRAVNITDGPILKPLLFLSIPIVLTNMLQVAYNLADTFWVGRLGQDAVSALSFSWAIVFLIITLAAGFTVAGTVLVAQNKGAGNLDRISDVAGQTIAFVVALSVVFSVLGYVLAPWLLQLIGATPGTEVFRLSITYTRTMFLGIPFVFAFFIFQSLLQGWGDTKTPLYLMLLGVILNVVIDPFLILGFQDNLLFEVTGLTTLQSNLYAATEFGGFGVQGAAIATITARGIGAVIAVGLLLSGRVGIHLAPSDFVLTRETVSKIFTIGAPASIEMSTQSFGITVMTALVALAGAEAVAAFGIGTRITSLVVLPALGLARGTETAVGQNLGAKQAGRAKQAVFASAGIIAGVLVVISVLVYLNAATIVSIFITGQEAATVIAIGADYLRVVGVTYVFLGVFYVVQGAYRGSGSTRLAMIFGIIGLIVLRVPPAYALVAWFDMGAMGVWYGIAAANVLIVVLSGVYFLRGTWTEGVVDRERGAQEVTHGGD
- a CDS encoding TetR/AcrR family transcriptional regulator yields the protein MPTTSPFLDSPGGTREEIIRATYLALCEYGYADLTIQRIGEQFPKSKSLIYHHYDGKDELLLDFLEFALDRFEGLVPFDDADSAGEHLDSILDHVLATPLSPERRQFATAIVELRGQAAHNPRYRDHFTCHDQFFHDQIAAIIEAGIEDGEFNAVSADVFAWFLVTVINGAMTQRVTSDADTTAMVRAQIDRCIGTVVAGAR